A portion of the Eulemur rufifrons isolate Redbay chromosome 30, OSU_ERuf_1, whole genome shotgun sequence genome contains these proteins:
- the MED12 gene encoding mediator of RNA polymerase II transcription subunit 12 isoform X1 encodes MAAFGILSYEHRPLKRPRLGPPDVYPQDPKQKEDELTALNVKQGFNNQPAVSGDEHGSAKNVNFNPAKISSNFSSIIAEKLRCNTLPDTGRRKPQVNQKDNFWLVTARSQSAINTWFTDLAGTKPLTQLAKKVPIFSKKEEVFGYLAKYTVPVMRAAWLIKMTCAYYAAITETKVKKRPVVDPFVEWTQIITKYLWEQLQKMAEYYRPGPVGSGGCGSTIGPLPHDVEVAIRQWDYSEKLAMFMFQDGMLDRHEFLTWVLECFEKIRPGEDELLKLLLPLLLRYSGEFVQSAYLSRRLAYFCTRRLALQLDGVSSHSSHVISAQSTSTLPTTPAPQPPASSTPSTPFSDLLMCPQHRPLVFGLSCILQTILLCCPSALVWHYSLTDSRIKTGSPLDHLPIAPSNLPMPEGNSAFTQQVRAKLREIEQQIKERGQAVEVRWSFDKCQEATAGFTIGRVLHTLEVLDSHSFERSDFSNSLDSLCNRIFGLGPSKDGHEISSDDDAVVSLLCEWAVSCKRSGRHRAMVVAKLLEKRQAEIEAERCGESEAADEKGSIASGSLSAPSAPIFQDVLLQFLDTQAPMLTDPRSESERVEFFNLVLLFCELIRHDVFSHNMYTCTLISRGDLAFGAPGPRPPSPFDDPADDPERKEAEGSSSSKLEDPGLSESMDIDPSSSVLFEDMEKPDFSLFSPTMPCEGKGSPSPDKPDVEKDVKPPPKEKIEGTLGVLYDQPRHVQYATHFPIPQEESCSHECNQRLVVLFGVGKQRDDARHAIKKITKDILKVLNRKGTAETDQLAPIVPLNPGDLTFLGGEDGQKRRRNRPEVFPTAEDIFAKFQHLSHYDQHQVTAQVSRNVLEQITSFALGMSYHLPLVQHVQFIFDLMEYSLSISGLIDFAIQLLNELSVVEAELLLKSSDLVGSYTTSLCLCIVAVLRHYHACLILNQDQMAQVFEGLCGVVKHGMNRSDGSSAERCILAYLYDLYTSCSHLKSKFGELFSDFCSKVKNTIYCNVEPSESNMRWAPEFMIDTLENPAAHTFTYTGLGKSLSENPANRYSFVCNALMHVCVGHHDPDRVNDIAILCAELTGYCKSLSAEWLGVLKALCCSSNNGTCGFNDLLCNVDVSDLSFHDSLATFVAILIARQCLLLEDLIRCAAIPSLLNAACSEQDSEPGARLTCRILLHLFKTPQLNPCQSDGNKPTVGIRSSCDRHLLAASQNRIVDGAVFAVLKAVFVLGDAELKGSGFTVTGGAEELPEEEGGGGSGGRRQGGRNISVETASLDVYAKYVLRSICQQEWVGERCLKSLCEDSNDLQDPVLSSAQAQRLMQLICYPHRLLDNEDGENPQRQRIKRILQNLDQWTMRQSSLELQLMIKQTPNNEMNSLLENIAKATIEVFQQSAETGSSSGSTASNMPSSNKTKPVLSSLERSGVWLVAPLIAKLPTSVQGHVLKAAGEELEKGQHLASSSRKERDRQKQKSMSLLSQQPFLSLVLTCLKGQDEQREGLLTSLYSQVHQIVNNWRDDQYLDDCKPKQLMHEALKLRLNLVGGMFDTVQRSTQQTTEWAVLLLEIIISGTVDMQSNNELFTTVLDMLSVLINGTLAADMSSISQGSMEENKRAYMNLVKKLRKELGERQSDSLEKVHQLLPLPKQTRDVITCEPQGSLIDTKGNKIAGFDSIFKKEGLQVSTKQKISPWDLFEGLKPSAPLSWGWFGTVRVDRRVARGEEQQRLLLYHTHLRPRPRAYYLEPLPLPPEDEEPPAPTLLEPEKKAPEPPKTDKPGAAPPSTEERKKKSTKGKKRSQPATKTEDYGMGPGRSGPYGVTVPPDLLHHANPGSISHISYRQSSIGLYTQNQPLPAGGPRVDPYRPVRLPMQKLPTRPTYPGVLPTTMTGVMGLEPSSYKTSVYRQQQPAVPQGQRLRQQLQAKIQSQGMLGQSSVHQMTPSSSYGLQTSQGYTPYVSHVGLQQHTGPAGTMVPPSYSSQPYQSTHPSTNPTLVDPTRHLQQRPSGYVHQQAPTYGHGLTSAQRFSHQTLQQTPMIGTMTPLSAQGVQAGVRSTSILPEQQQQQQQQQQQQQQQQQQQQQYHIRQQQQQQILRQQQQQQQQQQQQQQQQQQQQQQQQQQHQQQQQQQTAPPQPQPQSQPQFQRQGLQQTQQQQQTAALVRQLQQQLSNTQPQPSTNIFGRY; translated from the exons ATGGCGGCCTTCGGGATCTTGAGCTACGAACACCGGCCCCTGAAGCGGCCGCGGCTGGGGCCTCCCGATGTGTACCCTCAAGATCCCAAACAGAAAGAG GATGAACTGACGGCCTTGAATGTAAAACAAGGTTTCAATAACCAGCCTGCTGTCTCTGGGGATGAACATGGCAGTGCCAAGAACGTCAACTTCAATCCTGCCAAG ATCAGTTCCAACTTCAGCAGCATTATTGCAGAGAAGTTACGTTGTAACACCCTTCCTGACACTGGTCGCAGGAAGCCCCAAGTGAACCAGAAGGACAACTTCTGGCTGGTGACTGCACGATCCCAGAGTGCCATTAACACCTGGTTCACTGACCTGGCTGGCACCAAGCCACTCACACAACTAGCCAAAAAG GTCCCCATTTTCAGTAAGAAGGAAGAAGTGTTTGGGTACTTAGCCAAATACACAGTGCCTGTGATGCGGGCTGCCTGGCTCATTAAGATGACCTGTGCCTACTATGCAGCAATCACTGAGACCAAGGTTAAGAAGAGACCTGTCGTTGACCCCTTCGTGG AATGGACTCAGATCATCACCAAGTACTTATGGGAACAGCTACAGAAGATGGCTGAATACTACCGGCCAGGGCCTGTAGGAAGTGGGGGCTGTGGTTCCACGATAGGGCCCTTGCCCCATGATGTAGAGGTGGCGATCCGGCAGTGGGATTACAGTGAGAAGCTGGCCATGTTCATGTTTCAG GATGGAATGCTGGACAGACATGAGTTCCTGACCTGGGTGCTTGAATGTTTTGAGAAAATCCGCCCTGGAGAGGATGAATTGCTTAAACTGCTGCTGCCCTTACTGCTTCGA TATTCTGGGGAATTCGTTCAGTCTGCGTACCTCTCCCGCCGCCTTGCCTACTTCTGTACCCGGAGACTGGCCCTGCAGCTGGATGGTGTGAGCAGCCACTCATCTCATGTTATATCTGCTCAGTCAACAAGCACGCTGCCTACCACCCCTGCTCCTCAGCCCCCAGCTAGCAGCACACCCTCAACTCCCTTTAGTGACCTGCTTATGTGCCCTCAGCACCGGCCCCTGGTTTTTGGCCTCAGCTGTATCCTACAG ACCATCCTCCTGTGTTGTCCTAGTGCCCTGGTTTGGCACTACTCGCTGACTGATAGCCGGATTAAGACCGGCTCACCACTTGACCACCTGCCTATTGCCCCCTCCAACCTGCCCATGCCAGAGGGCAACAGTGCCTTCACTCAGCAG GTCCGTGCAAAGTTGCGGGAGATTGAGCAGCAGATCAAGGAGCGAGGACAGGCAGTTGAGGTTCGCTGGTCTTTTGATAAGTGCCAGGAAGCTACTGCAG GCTTCACCATTGGACGGGTGCTCCATACTTTGGAAGTGCTGGACAGCCATAGTTTTGAGCGCTCTGACTTCAGCAACTCTCTTGACTCCCTTTGTAATCGAATCTTTGGATTGGGGCCTAGCAAGGATGGGCATGAG ATCTCCTCAGATGATGATGCTGTGGTATCATTACTGTGTGAATGGGCTGTCAGCTGCAAGCGTTCTGGTCGGCATCGTGCTATGGTGGTAGCCAAGCTCCTGGAGAAGAGACAGGCAGAGATTGAGGCTGAG CGTTGTGGAGAATCAGAAGCAGCAGATGAGAAGGGTTCCATCGCCTCTGGCTCCCTTTCTGCTCCTAGTGCTCCCATTTTCCAGGATGTCCTTCTGCAATTTCTGGATACACAGGCTCCCATGCTGA CGGATCCCCGAAGTGAGAGTGAGCGGGTGGAATTCTTTAACTTGGTACTGCTGTTCTGTGAACTGATTCGACATGATGTTTTCTCCCACAACATGTATACTTGCACTCTCATCTCCCGAGGGGACCTTGCCTTTGGAGCCCCTGGTCCccgccctccctctccctttgATGATCCTGCCGATGACCCAGAGCGCAAGGAGGCTGAAGGCAGCAGCAGTAGCAAACTGGAA GATCCAGGTCTCTCAGAATCTATGGACATTGACCCTAGTTCCAGTGTGCTCTTTGAGGACATGGAGAAGCCTGATTTCTCA TTGTTCTCCCCTACTATGCCCTGTGAGGGGAAGGGCAGTCCATCCCCCGACAAACCAGATGTCGAGAAGGACGTGAAGCCCCCACCCAAGGAGAAGATTGAAGGGACACTTGGGGTTCTTTATGACCAGCCACGACATGTGCAGTATGCCACACACTTTCCCATCCCCCAG GAGGAGTCATGCAGCCATGAGTGCAACCAGCGGTTGGTCGTACTGTTTGGGGTGGGAAAGCAGCGAGATGATGCCCGCCATGCCATCAAGAAAATTACCAAGGATATCCTGAAGGTTCTGAACCGCAAGGGAACAGCAGAAACTG ACCAGCTTGCTCCTATTGTGCCTCTGAATCCTGGAGACCTGACATTCTTAG GTGGGGAGGATGGGCAGAAGCGGAGGCGCAACCGGCCTGAAGTCTTCCCCACTGCTGAAGATATCTTTGCTAAGTTCCAGCACCTTTCACATTATGACCAACACCAGGTCACGGCTCAG GTCTCCCGGAATGTTCTGGAGCAGATCACAAGCTTTGCCCTTGGCATGTCATACCACTTGCCTCTGGTGCAGCATGTGCAGTTCATCTTCGACCTCATGGAATATTCACTCAGCATCAGTGGCCTCATCGACTTTGCCATTCAG CTGCTGAATGAACTGAGCGTAGTTGAGGCCGAGCTGCTTCTCAAATCCTCGGATCTGGTGGGCAGCTACACTACCAGCCTGTGCCTGTGCATTGTGGCTGTCCTGCGGCACTATCATGCCTGCCTCATCCTCAACCAGGACCAGATGGCACAGGTCTTTGAGGG GCTGTGTGGCGTAGTGAAGCATGGGATGAACCGATCAGATGGCTCCTCTGCAGAACGCTGTATCCTTGCTTATCTCTATGATCTGTACACCTCCTGTAGCCATTTAAAGAGCAAATTTGGGGAGCTCTTCAG cgACTTTTGCTCGAAGGTGAAGAATACCATTTACTGCAACGTGGAGCCATCAGAATCAAACATGCGCTGGGCACCTGAATTCATGATTGACACTCTGGAGAACCCCGCAGCTCACACCTTCACCTACACAGGGCTAGGCAAGAGTCTTAGTGAGAACCCTGCTAACCGCTACAGCTTTGTCTGCAATGCCCTTATGCACGTGTGCGTGGGGCACCATGATCCCGATAG GGTGAATGACATCGCAATCCTGTGTGCAGAGCTGACCGGCTACTGCAAGTCACTGAGTGCAGAATGGCTTGGAGTACTTAAGGCCTTGTGCTGCTCCTCTAACAATGGCACTTGTGGTTTCAACGACCTCCTCTGCAATGTAGAT GTCAGTGACCTGTCTTTTCATGACTCCCTGGCTACTTTTGTTGCCATCCTCATCGCTCGGCAATGTTTGCTCCTAGAAGATCTGATTCGCTGTGCTGCCATCCCTTCACTCCTTAATGCTG CTTGTAGTGAACAGGACTCTGAGCCTGGGGCCCGGCTTACCTGCCGCATTCTCCTCCACCTTTTCAAGACACCACAGCTCAATCCTTGTCAGTCCGATGGAA ACAAACCTACAGTAGGAATCCGCTCCTCCTGTGACCGCCACCTGCTGGCTGCCTCCCAGAACCGCATCGTGGATGGAGCTGTGTTTGCTGTTCTCAAGGCTGTGTTTGTACTTG GGGATGCGGAACTGAAGGGTTCGGGCTTCACTGTGACAGGAGGAGCAGAAGAACttccagaggaggagggaggaggtggcagtGGCGGTCGGAGGCAGGGTGGCCGCAACATCTCTGTGGAGACAGCCAGTCTGGATGTCTATGCCAAGTACGTGCTACGCAGCATCTGCCAACAG GAATGGGTAGGAGAACGTTGCCTTAAGTCGCTGTGTGAGGACAGCAATGACCTACAAGACCCAGTGTTGAGTAGTGCCCAGGCCCAGCGCCTCATGCAGCTCATCTGCTACCCACATCGACTGCTGGACAATGAGGATGGGGAAAACCCCCAGCGGCAACGCATTAAGCGTATTCTTCAG AACTTGGACCAGTGGACCATGCGCCAGTCTTCCTTGGAGCTGCAGCTCATGATTAAGCAGACCCCTAACAAC GAGATGAACTCCCTCTTGGAGAACATCGCCAAGGCCACAATCGAGGTTTTCCAACAGTCAGCGGAGACAGGGTCATCTTCTGGAAGCACTGCAAGCAACATGCCCAGCAGCAACAAGACCAAGCCTGTGCTCAG CTCTCTGGAGCGCTCTGGTGTATGGCTGGTGGCCCCCCTCATTGCTAAACTGCCTACCTCAGTCCAGGGACATGTATTAAAGGCTGCTGGGGAGGAATTGGAGAAGGGTCAGCACCTGGCTTCCTCTTCCCGAAAAGAACGTGATCGACAAAAGCAGAAGAG TATGTCCCTGTTGAGCCAGCAGCCCTTCTTGTCCCTGGTGCTGACATGCCTGAAAGGGCAGGATGAGCAACGTGAGGGACTCCTTACCTCCCTCTACAGTCAGGTGCACCAG ATTGTGAATAATTGGCGAGATGACCAGTACTTAGATGATTGTAAACCAAAGCAGCTCATGCATGAGGCACTCAAACTGCGGCTTAACCTG GTGGGGGGCATGTTTGACACAGTGCAGCGCAGCACTCAGCAGACCACGGAGTGGGCCGTGCTCCTCCTGGAGATCATCATCAGTGGCACTGTCGACATGCAGTCCAACAA TGAGCTCTTTACTACCGTGTTGGACATGCTGAGCGTGCTCATCAATGGGACATTGGCTGCAGATATGTCTAGCATCTCACAAGGCAGCATGGAGGAAAACAAACGTGCATACATGAACCTGGTGAAGAAGCTGCGG AAAGAATTGGGGGAGCGCCAGTCGGACAGTCTGGAAAAGGTTCACCAGCTGCTGCCACTGCCCAAGCAGACCCGAGATGTCATCACATGTGAGCCACAAGGCTCCCTTATCGACACCAAAGGCAACAAGATTGCTGGCTTCGATTCTATCTTCAAGAAGGAG GGTCTACAGGTTTCCACCAAACAAAAGATCTCTCCTTGGGATCTTTTTGAGGGGTTGAAGCCGTCAGCACCACTCTCTTGGGGCTGGTTTGGAACAGTCCGGGTTGACCGACGAGTGGCTCGAGGAGAGGAACAGCAGCGGTTGCTGCTCTACCACACACACCTGAGGCCCCGGCCCCGTGCCTATTACCTGGAGCCACTGCCGCTGCCACCAGAAGATGAGGAGCCCCCTGCTCCCACACTGCTAGAACCTGAGAAAAAGGCTCCAGAGCCCCCCAAAACTGACAAACCTGGGGCTGCTCCACCCAGTACTGAGGAACGCAAGAAGAAGTCCACCAAGGGCAAAAAGCGCAGCCAGCCAGCCACCAAGACGGAG GACTATGGAATGGGCCCAGGTCGGAGTGGCCCCTATGGTGTGACAGTGCCTCCAGACCTCCTGCACCACGCAAACCCTGGTTCCATATCCCACATTAGCTATAGGCAGAGCTCCATAGGCCTGTACACCCAGAACCAGCCACTACCTGCAG GTGGCCCTCGTGTGGACCCATACCGCCCTGTGCGGTTACCAATGCAGAAGCTGCCAACCCGACCAACTTACCCTGGAGTGCTGCCCACAACCATGACTGGCGTCATGGGCCTAGAACCCTCCTCTTATAAGACCTCTGTGTACCGGCAGCAGCAACCTGCGGTGCCCCAAGGACAGCGCCTTCGCCAACAGCTCCAGGCAAAGATA caGAGTCAGGGGATGTTGGGACAGTCATCTGTCCATCAGATGACTCCCAGCTCTTCCTACGGCTTGCAGACCTCCCAG ggCTATACTCCTTATGTTTCTCATGTGGGATTGCAGCAACACACAGGCCCCGCAGGTACCATGGTGCCCCCCAGCTACTCCAGCCAGCCTTATCAGAGCACCCACCCTTCTACCAATCCTACTCTTGTAGATCCCACCCGCCACCTGCAACAGCGGCCCAGTGGCTATGTGCACCAGCAGGCCCCAACCTATGGACATGGACTGACCTCCGCTCAAAG GTTTTCACACCAGACACTGCAGCAGACACCCATGATAGGTACCATGACTCCACTGAGTGCTCAGGGTGTCCAAGCAGGCGTCCGCTCAACTTCCATCCTacctgagcagcagcagcagcagcaacagcagcagcagcagcagcaacagcagcagcagcaacagcagcagtaCCACATCcggcagcagcaacaacagcagaTCCTGAGG cagcagcagcaacagcagcagcagcagcagcaacagcaacagcagcagcagcagcagcaacagcagcagcaacaacaacaccagcagcaacagcagcaacagacagctcctccccaaccccagccccagtcccagccccag TTCCAGCGTCAGGGGCTTCAGCAGACCCAGCAGCAGCAACAGACAGCAGCTTTGGTCCGGCAACTCCAACAACAGCTCTCCA ATACCCAGCCACAGCCCAGTACCAACATATTTGGACGCTACTGA